A part of Macaca mulatta isolate MMU2019108-1 chromosome 12, T2T-MMU8v2.0, whole genome shotgun sequence genomic DNA contains:
- the IFT70A gene encoding intraflagellar transport protein 70A, with the protein MAGLSGAQIPDGEFTAVVYRLIRDARYAEAVQLLGRELQRSPRSRAGLSLLGYCYYRLQEFALAAECYEQLGQLHPELEQYRLYQAQALYKACLYPEATRVAFLLLDNPAYHSRVLRLQAAIKYSEGDLPGSRSLVEQLLSGEGGEESGGENETDGQVNLGCLLYKEGQYEAACSKFFAALQASGYQPDLSYNLALAYYSSRQYASALKHIAEIIERGIRQHPELGVGMTTEGFDVRSVGNTLVLHQTALVEAFNLKAAIEYQLRNYEVAQETLTDMPPRAEEELDPVTLHNQALMNMDARPTEGFEKLQFLLQQNPFPPETFGNLLLLYCKYEYFDLAADVLAENAHLTYKFLTPYLYEFLDAVITCQTAPEEAFIKLDGLAGMLTEQLRRLTKQVQEARHNRDDEAIKKAVNEYDETMEKYIPVLMAQAKIYWNLENYPMVEKIFRKSVEFCNDHDVWKLNVAHVLFMQENKYKEAIGFYEPIVKKHYDNILNVSAIVLANLCVSYIMTSQNEEAEELMRKIEKEEEQLSYDDPNRKMYHLCIVNLVIGTLYCAKGNYEFGISRVIKSLEPYNKKLGTDTWYYAKRCFLSLLENMSKHMIVIHDSVIQECVQFLGHCELYGTNIPAVIEQPLEEERMHVGKNTVTDESRQLKALIYEIIGWNK; encoded by the coding sequence ATGGCTGGCCTGAGCGGCGCGCAGATCCCCGACGGGGAGTTCACCGCAGTAGTGTACCGGCTCATCCGCGATGCCCGCTACGCCGAGGCGGTGCAGCTGCTGGGCCGAGAGCTGCAGCGGAGCCCTAGGAGCCGCGCAGGCCTGTCGCTGCTAGGCTACTGCTACTACCGCCTGCAGGAGTTTGCGCTGGCGGCCGAGTGCTATGAGCAGCTGGGCCAGCTGCACCCGGAACTGGAGCAGTACCGCCTGTACCAGGCCCAGGCCCTGTACAAGGCCTGCCTTTATCCGGAGGCCACCCGGGTCGCCTTCCTTCTCCTGGATAACCCCGCCTACCACAGCCGGGTCCTCCGCCTGCAAGCCGCCATCAAGTACAGTGAGGGTGATCTGCCGGGGTCCAGGAGCCTGGTGGAGCAGCTGctgagtggggaagggggagaagaAAGTGGGGGCGAGAATGAGACCGATGGCCAGGTCAACCTGGGTTGTTTGCTTTACAAGGAGGGACAGTATGAAGCTGCATGCTCCAAGTTTTTTGCCGCCCTGCAGGCTTCGGGCTACCAGCCTGACCTTTCCTACAACCTGGCTTTGGCCTATTACAGCAGCCGACAGTATGCCTCAGCGCTGAAGCATATTGCTGAGATTATTGAGCGGGGCATCCGACAGCACCCTGAGCTAGGTGTGGGCATGACCACTGAGGGCTTTGATGTTCGCAGTGTTGGCAACACCTTAGTCCTGCATCAGACTGCTCTGGTGGAAGCCTTCAACCTTAAGGCAGCTATAGAATACCAACTGAGAAACTATGAGGTAGCCCAAGAAACCCTCACTGACATGCCACCCAGGGCAGAGGAAGAGTTGGACCCTGTGACCCTACACAACCAGGCACTAATGAACATGGATGCCAGGCCTACAGAAGGGTTTGAAAAGCTACAGTTTTTGCTCCAACAGAATCCCTTTCCTCCAGAGACTTTTGGCAACCTGTTGCTGCTCTACTGTAAATATGAGTATTTTGACCTAGCAGCAGATGTCCTGGCAGAAAATGCCCATTTGACGTATAAGTTCCTCACACCCTATCTCTATGAGTTCTTGGATGCCGTGATCACTTGCCAGACAGCTCCTGAAGAGGCTTTCATTAAGCTTGATGGACTAGCAGGCATGTTGACTGAGCAGCTTCGGAGACTCACCAAGCAAGTACAGGAAGCAAGACACAATAGAGATGATGAAGCTATCAAAAAGGCAGTGAATGAATATGATGAAACCATGGAGAAGTATATTCCCGTGTTGATGGCTCAGGCAAAAATCTACTGGAACCTTGAAAATTATCCAATGGTGGAAAAGATCTTCCGCAAATCTGTGGAATTCTGTAACGACCATGATGTGTGGAAGTTGAATGTGGCTCATGTTCTGTtcatgcaagaaaataaatacaaagaagcCATTGGTTTCTATGAACCCATAGTCAAGAAGCATTATGATAACATCCTGAATGTCAGTGCTATTGTACTGGCTAATCTCTGTGTTTCCTATATTATGACAAGTCAAAATGAAGAAGCAGAGGAGTTGATGAGGAAgattgaaaaggaggaagagcAGCTCTCTTATGATGACCCAAATAGGAAAATGTACCATCTCTGCATTGTGAATTTGGTGATAGGAACTCTTTATTGTGCCAAAGGAAACTATGAGTTTGGTATTTCTCGAGTTATCAAAAGCTTGGAGCCTTATAATAAAAAGCTGGGAACAGATACCTGGTATTATGCCAAAAGATGCTTCCTGTCCTTGTTAGAAAACATGTCAAAACACATGATAGTCATTCATGACAGTGTTATTCAAGAATGTGTCCAGTTTCTAGGACACTGTGAACTTTATGGCACAAACATACCTGCTGTTATTGAACAACCcctggaagaagaaagaatgcaTGTTGGGAAGAATACAGTCACAGATGAGTCCAGACAATTGAAAGCTTTGATTTATGAGATCATAGGATGGAATAAGTAG